Proteins found in one Salvia splendens isolate huo1 chromosome 10, SspV2, whole genome shotgun sequence genomic segment:
- the LOC121750569 gene encoding uncharacterized protein LOC121750569 isoform X1 — translation MIQFKTKLDMSMVANSKEIVVILGLKAAGLSDHAPYMPETPIMSLLNFTQWILLLIGLIRSLLSFYNFECQESRCQIRPFQTWMYSRLLPTAISLIARKCRQLL, via the exons ATGATTCAGTTCAAGACGAAGCTGGATATGTCCATGGTTGCTAATTCCAAAGAGATCGTTGTCATTTTAGGATTGAAGGCAGCTGGTTTGAGCGATCATGCGCCATATATGCCAGAGACACCAATAATGTCATTGCTCAA CTTTACTCAATGGATTCTACTACTAATTGGATTAATTCGATCTTTGTTGAG CTTTTACAATTTTGAATGCCAAGAAAGCCGTTGTCAAATTCGACCTTTTCAAACATG GATGTATTCCAGATTACTCCCTACAGCTATTTCACTTATAGCAAGAAAATGTCGACAGCTCCTCTGA
- the LOC121751252 gene encoding zinc finger MYM-type protein 1-like yields MERFFKRKRQDDFSSPSEPIVEAIKNQPQIEVELHLNDIVGDPGKRKPIEEFNVAIRDRVRREYLNKGPCQPIGHKNRKKKYGIQERSFQDVWFKKYTWLEYSVSNDAAFCFWCYIFKKSDKGSRQSDDAFTKTGCSNWKNALERFNFHVGAVNNCHNNARIQLEAFQDQRNSVASILRSNTREKEVAYRVRLTTSLNVTRFLLKQGLSFRGHDESSDSSNRGNFLELLLWFSLLNDDVSKTLGINAPGNNQMYSPSIQKDLANACASEVTLAIVNDIGDKVFTLLVDEARDVSLKEQMRVVLRYLNNEGCVIERFIGIVHVTDTTSHSLKCAIDDLLVNHNLSLSKVRSQGYDGASNMRGEFNGLKSLILQENPYAMYIHCFSHQLQLIIVAVAKGIRVVKDLFTYVSMIVNMAGASCKRKDQLRQLQHERLVEQLDVVEVITGRVKNQETSLVRPGDTRWGTHYFTLLRLCSMWSSVEKVLAVVRDDAITRDNRSTTAGLIEMMDNYEFVFTLHLMRHLLGITNELSIALQRKIKILFKP; encoded by the coding sequence ATGGAACGCTTCTTCAAAAGAAAGCGCCAGGATGACTTTTCTTCTCCAAGTGAACCAATTGTTGAAGCAATTAAAAATCAGCCCCAAATAGAAGTCGAATTGCATCTGAATGATATTGTTGGTGATCCAGGAAAACGTAAACCAATTGAAGAGTTCAATGTTGCAATTCGTGATAGAGTACGAAGAGAGTACTTGAATAAGGGTCCTTGCCAACCAATTGGACATAAGAATCGTAAAAAGAAATATGGTATTCAAGAAAGGAGTTTTCAAGATGTTTGGTTTAAAAAGTATACATGGTTAGAGTATAGTGTATCAAATGATGCAGCTTTTTGCTTTTGGTGCTACATTTTCAAGAAGTCAGATAAAGGAAGTCGACAATCAGATGATGCTTTTACAAAGACAGGCTGTAGCAACTGGAAAAATGCATTAGAAAGATTCAATTTTCATGTTGGGGCTGTGAATAATTGTCACAATAATGCTAGAATTCAGCTTGAAGCTTTTCAAGATCAAAGGAACAGTGTGGCAAGTATATTACGGTCAAATACCCGTGAGAAGGAAGTTGCATATCGTGTTCGGTTGACAACTTCATTGAATGTGACTCGGTTTCTCTTAAAGCAGGGATTATCTTTTCGTGGACATGATGAGTCAAGTGATTCTTCAAATCGAGGTAATTTCCTTGAGTTACTTCTATGGTTTAGTCTGCTTAACGATGATGTTTCCAAAACTTTGGGTATAAATGCTCCTGGTAACAATCAAATGTATTCTCCTAGTATTCAAAAGGATTTAGCAAATGCTTGTGCTTCAGAGGTCACACTTGCCATAGTTAATGATATTGGAGATAAAGTTTTCACTCTTTTGGTTGATGAGGCTCGAGACGTTTCATTGAAGGAGCAGATGAGAGTTGTTTTAAGATATTTGAATAATGAAGGATGTGTGATTGAGCGATTTATTGGGATCGTGCATGTAACTGACACTACATCTCATTCTTTGAAATGCGCTATTGATGATTTATTGGTGAACCATAATTTATCTCTATCTAAAGTGAGAAGCCAAGGATACGATGGAGCTTCTAATATGCGAGGTGAGTTTAATGGATTGAAATCCTTAATATTGCAAGAGAATCCATATGCCATGTATATCCATTGTTTCTCTCATCAACTCCAATTAATTATTGTTGCGGTGGCTAAGGGCATTAGAGTTGTGAAGGATCTTTTTACCTATGTCTCCATGATTGTGAATATGGCTGGGGCATCTTGTAAGAGAAAGGACCAACTTAGACAATTGCAACATGAAAGATTAGTTGAACAACTTGATGTTGTAGAAGTGATAACTGGAAGAGttaaaaatcaagaaactaGTTTGGTAAGGCCGGGGGACACTCGTTGGGGCACTCATTACTTTACATTGCTTCGTCTATGCTCTATGTGGTCTTCGGTTGAGAAAGTGCTGGCAGTTGTACGTGACGATGCTATTACTCGTGATAACAGAAGTACCACTGCAGGATTGATCGAAATGATGGATAATTATGAGTTTGTTTTCACTTTGCATTTGATGAGACATTTGTTGGGAATAACCAATGAATTATCTATTGCCTTACAAAGAAAGATCAAAATATTGTTCAAGCCATAG
- the LOC121751131 gene encoding dirigent protein 11-like produces the protein MAKLASIGLILTISCFLVSALSADARKQDLVVKEVTGFPDSFCRGKEKFINFRVFVQDLSVNHPNTTTYDVAQASITATSKTGFGKVRVIDDLVTAGPAANSKALGRLQGLLTRADLNTIGIAVNLNFYFSAGPFAGCTLSILGRNEIALAQRELTVAGGTGVFRFARGYAIQKTNSTITNVSVLDYNIYTTYCATINQVVKM, from the coding sequence atggcaAAGCTAGCCTCAATTGGTCTGATCCTCACAATCTCATGCTTTCTCGTGTCAGCTCTGAGCGCAGACGCTAGAAAGCAAGACCTTGTCGTCAAGGAAGTCACAGGCTTCCCTGACAGCTTTTGCCGTGGAAaagaaaaatttataaatttccGCGTCTTCGTCCAGGATCTCAGCGTGAACCACCCCAACACCACCACGTACGACGTGGCGCAAGCCTCCATCACCGCCACTTCCAAGACAGGATTCGGCAAAGTCCGCGTCATCGACGACCTAGTCACGGCCGGGCCGGCCGCCAACTCCAAGGCGCTAGGCCGCCTCCAGGGGCTCCTGACGAGAGCCGACCTAAACACGATAGGCATTGCGGTGAACCTAAACTTCTACTTCTCGGCGGGGCCCTTTGCCGGCTGCACGCTCAGCATTCTCGGCCGGAACGAGATCGCCCTGGCCCAGCGGGAGCTCACGGTCGCCGGCGGCACTGGAGTTTTCCGATTTGCCCGTGGATACGCAATTCAAAAGACTAATTCCACCATAACTAATGTATCGGTGTTGGACTATAACATCTACACCACCTATTGCGCTACAATCAATCAGGTTGTGAAAATGTGA
- the LOC121751647 gene encoding dirigent protein 11-like, whose translation MAKLNANYPILVIFTLLIATKIRASDELRLDNICLNNKKMVKIRFYVHDVTGGPNATVQEVAHAAVSSDYPSSFGTILVLDDVITAGPGLDSKELGKFQGIITSADMNVTAMANSLNVVFTSGEYKGSTLSIAGRNQILDRERHIAVVGGTGVFRFTRGYAVVRTYSSRVEDSVLYFVGELTIYTTFCPV comes from the coding sequence ATGGCAAAACTGAATGCCAATTATCCAATTTTAGTGATTTTCACTTTGTTGATCGCCACAAAAATCAGGGCCAGCGATGAGCTACGGCTCGACAACATCTGcctcaacaataaaaaaatggtcaaaattcGTTTCTACGTCCATGACGTGACAGGCGGTCCGAACGCGACCGTGCAGGAGGTCGCACACGCCGCGGTCTCCTCGGACTACCCATCATCGTTCGGGACGATCCTTGTCCTAGACGACGTGATCACCGCAGGACCAGGGCTCGACTCCAAGGAGTTGGGGAAGTTTCAAGGCATCATAACCTCCGCCGATATGAACGTGACAGCGATGGCGAACAGCCTCAACGTCGTCTTCACATCGGGGGAGTATAAGGGGAGCACCCTCAGTATTGCTGGCCGGAACCAGATTCTGGACCGGGAGCGCCACATAGCCGTGGTTGGGGGAACCGGTGTGTTCAGGTTCACACGTGGCTACGCCGTTGTCAGGACTTACTCAAGCCGGGTTGAGGATTCGGTGCTCTATTTTGTTGGAGAATTAACCATTTACACCACCTTTTGCCCTGTGTGA
- the LOC121750569 gene encoding uncharacterized protein LOC121750569 isoform X2 codes for MIQFKTKLDMSMVANSKEIVVILGLKAAGLSDHAPYMPETPIMSLLNFTQWILLLIGLIRSLLSFYNFECQESRCQIRPFQTCK; via the exons ATGATTCAGTTCAAGACGAAGCTGGATATGTCCATGGTTGCTAATTCCAAAGAGATCGTTGTCATTTTAGGATTGAAGGCAGCTGGTTTGAGCGATCATGCGCCATATATGCCAGAGACACCAATAATGTCATTGCTCAA CTTTACTCAATGGATTCTACTACTAATTGGATTAATTCGATCTTTGTTGAG CTTTTACAATTTTGAATGCCAAGAAAGCCGTTGTCAAATTCGACCTTTTCAAACATG CAAATGA
- the LOC121750522 gene encoding dirigent protein 11-like produces MAKLASIGVFLTLSCLLASTFSVDARKQGLVVEELTEFPHSFGKQSIVNFRVFVQDLGVNHPNTTTYDVAQASISNTSKTGFGKVRVIDDLVTAGPEGDSEALGRLQGLLTRADLNTLAIAVNLNFYFSAGPYAGSTLSILGRNEIGLAERELVVAGGTGVFRFARGYAIQKTNSTGTNISVLDYNIYTTYSGTLSEM; encoded by the coding sequence ATGGCAAAGCTTGCCTCAATTGGTGTGTTCCTAACACTCTCTTGCTTGCTAGCGTCCACATTCAGTGTGGATGCTAGAAAGCAAGGCCTTGTCGTGGAGGAACTCACAGAATTCCCCCACAGCTTTGGAAAACAAAGTATCGTGAATTTCCGCGTCTTTGTCCAGGATCTCGGCGTGAACCACCCCAACACCACTACGTACGACGTGGCACAAGCCTCCATCTCCAACACCTCGAAGACGGGCTTCGGCAAAGTCCGCGTCATCGACGACCTCGTCACGGCCGGGCCGGAGGGCGACTCGGAAGCGCTCGGGCGCCTTCAGGGGCTACTTACGAGAGCCGACCTAAACACACTCGCCATCGCGGTGAACCTCAACTTCTACTTCTCGGCGGGGCCCTACGCGGGCAGCACGCTCAGCATTCTCGGGCGGAACGAGATCGGCCTGGCTGAGCGGGAGCTCGTGGTTGCCGGCGGCACCGGAGTTTTCCGATTTGCACGTGGATACGCAATTCAAAAGACAAATTCAACCGGAACAAACATATCGGTGTTGGATTACAACATCTACACCACCTATAGTGGAACACTCAGTGAAATGTGA